Genomic window (Saccharothrix australiensis):
CCGACGGCATCCTGATGACCGCCGTCGACACCGGCTGGATCACCGACGAGCGACCGCACCCCACCAAGCTGCGGCTGGCCGCCGAGGGCTTCCACGCGCCGCTGGACCTGGTCGACGGCGCGGCGCGGGTGTACGACCCGATCGTGCGCGGTGAGCTGGGCGAGGACCTGTACGGCTGCTTCCTGAAGGACTACGCGCCCGCGCCCTGGTGACGCCCGCCGCGAGCCCGCCCGCGTCCCGGTGATGCCACGGCGGCGGGGAGCACCGCTCCCCCGCCGCCTCCACCGTCCACTGCGGAATGGAGCAACGGGATTGCGCCATCCGGGTACGGCCGTCACCGGATCCGGAGCCGCGTGCGACTCTCCGTCGGTAGGCTTGAGCGGTTGCCGGGCGTGGGGGTGGGCATGGGTCGCGGGCGGGCGGGTCGCGCCGCGATCCCGCTGTGCGCCGCCACGTCGCCCCCTGGCCGGGCGATGCACCGCCCGGTGGGGCCGTCGGTGCCGCGCGTGGACGCGCACGCCGGGCCGTCGCCCGCCCGACCGCCCGTCCCGGCGCACCCCGCCGCCACCACCACCCGGCGCGAACGGGTGAACCGGGGCCGGCACGTCGGTGACGCCCCGCGCACGGGCCGCTCCGGCGCACCCGCCCGGACGACGACGTGATCCCGCCACGCCGCCCGATCAACCCGTTCCCGCTGCCTGGGTGGGAGCGGACGCCGATGCGCCCGCTGCGGCCGTGGGAGCGCAAGGCCCACCGCGACTACTACGTGGACGTCGACGGCGCGGAGAGCGCCTTCCAGGAGTTCCAGCAGGAGGTCGGCGACCTGACCGGCGTGCTGGAGGACGGGCGGCTGGTGCTGGTCACCGGCGACTCGGGCTGCGGCAAGACGGCGCTGGTGAACCGGTGCGCGGACTGGACCGTGCTGGAGCTGCGCAACCGCGGCCTGCGCGGCGTCGTGGTCGACCTGACCGGTTGCCTGCCGGAGGACGAGGAGCTGTCGATCCACGAGCGCACCGCGGAGGTGTGCGACCAGCTCTTCGACCAGCTCGTCGACCTCGGGGCGCTGCGCCCGACGGCCGCGGACGACCTGCGCGCCGACCGCGACAACCCGCAGCGCATCTTCCCCCGGCTCGGCCGGGCGCTGAACGACGAGGTCGTGCTGCTGGTCCTGCTGCCGTCGCCGAACGAACTGCTGGACGAGGTGATCCGGTACGCGCGCCAACTCCGCAGCCCGCGCGTGCTGTTCTTCGCCGAGTCGGCGTTCTTCGACGCCGACGACATCGCCGAACTGGTGCGGCGACTGGAAACCTGGGTTCCCCCGATCACGCTGGCGCTCGGGGAACTGCACGACGGAGATCCGGAACGGTTCGCCGACGACCGGCTCGTCCGTCACACCGGAGTGGGAATTTATCCACAACTGAGCGATGAGGCGATCGAATTGCTGAACAAAATCTGTCAATCGGTCGCCATGCTGCAAAGAATCCTCCACGGAACCTACGAGCGAAAGCTCGCGGCCGGCCTAAGCTACACCGAGGGCGACCAGGTGACCGTGGACGACATCCAGGCGTACCTGAACGGACAGGGGATGCACCGATGAGCGGCAGCGAAGAACTCCCGCACCCGCGGAAGAACCCCTTCTCGCCGATGGCGGTCGCCCTGATCGTCGAGGACCACGGCGACGACTCCGACGCCGCGGACGTCACCATCGCCACCGACGCCTCCCGGCAGGCCGTCGCGCACCTCGACGCCTACCTGGAGGCCGAGCCGGGCGCGGGCACCGTGCTGGCGATCCTCGGCGACTACGGCACGGGCAAGACGCACCTCGCGGTCCGGCTGGTGCGGCACGCCCGGCGTGCCCTGGACGACCCGTCGCGCGCCCTGTACCTGGAGGCGACGGCGGAGAGCTTCGTCGAGCTGTACCGGCGGTTCATGCGGCGGCTGGGGCGCGAGGGGGTGCGCGCGCAGGTCAGCGACTACTACGCGGACATCGTCGCCGACTCCCTCCAGAGCACCGGCCTGACCGCCGACACGCTGGAGTGGCTGGGCAGCAGGCAGCTGGAGCCGCAGGAGGTCGTGGAGCGGCTGGGGCTCATGGAGAGCGCGCTGCTGCGCAAGGTCCAGGACACCCTGCGCGAGGTCACCAACAACAAGGACTTCGGCACCGCGCTGACGCTGCTGCTGCGCCCCGGCTTCGAGCACGTCGTGTGGTCGTGGCTGCTGGGCGGCGCACCGGACCAGGTGCTGGTCGAGCGCGGCATCTCCACGCCGATCGACACGGAGGTCGCGGCGCTGGAGGCGATGGGCGTGTTCGCCCTGCTGTTCGGGGGGCGGCAGCGGCGGTTCGTGCTCGCGGTGGACGAGCTGGACAAGATCTTCTCCGCCGACAACCAGCCGCAGGCGCGGACGATGGCGGCGTTCCAGACGATGTTGCAGGTGTTCGCGAAGGCCGGCGCGTGCCTGGTGCTGTGCGGGCTGCCGGAGTTCAAGGCGGTGCTGTCGCCGGCGGTGCGGCAGCGCATCCCCTACACCGTGACGATGTCCGGGCTGAGCCACGCGCAGGTGCGCGAGTTCATCACGCGGGCCCAGCAGTCGCTGACGGGGTGGCCGACGCTGGCGCCGTTCACCCCGGAGACCGTCCGGTACCTGCGCGACGTGGCCGGCGGCAACACGCGCAACGTGGTCCGGTTGTGCCACCGGGTGTTCCGGCTGGTCGACGACCGGGCGCGGGCGACCGGCGACCAGGGCGTGACGGCCACCGACGACATGGTGCGGCAGGCCGCGCGCGACCTGTTCGGCTCGCTGAGCGCGGACGACCTCGACGGCGCGGTGCGGCGGCTGCTGGACGCGAACGGCTGGGAGTACCGGCACAACCACCTGCTCGGGCCCGGCGCGGACTCGCGGGCGGACTACTGGGTGACCTTCCCGGACCGGGACGGCGGGTGCGCGGTGCTGATCACCGGGTCGCTGCTGGACAACGCCGACGTGACGACCGTGATGCGGCGGGTGTCGGCGGTGCGGGAGGCCCAGGGCGACGCGGAGGTCGTCCTGCTGGTCAACGGGGTGCTGACCGACGGCGTGGCGATCCAGCTGCGCGAGCCGCTCGGCCGCGAGCCGCTGGTGTACTCGGAGCGGACGTTCGCCGACGACTTCAAGGCGCTGCTCGGCGCGACCGGGCGGCACGTGGCGCGGGACCCGCTGTCGGCGCTGCGCAGGCAGATGGAGCAGTTGTCGCGGCAGCAGTCGAGCATCTACGGCTTCATCGAGCAGCTGACCGAGCACGTGGACGGGGTGCGCACGTCGTCGGACCGCCAGTTCGGGGCGATCGGGCGGCAGCTGGCGCTGCTCACCGGGTCGGCGCCGGCGCGGGCGGCGGTGGACAACCGGCTGCCGGGCGAGGTCGAGCGCCTGTTCCGCGACGCCGTGGACGCGCTGGAGGGCCTGGTCCAGGTCGACGCGATGCTGGCCGAGGCGTTCGACTTCGCGCCGCCGCAGACGCAGGAGGCCGTGCACCGGCGGCTGCGCACGCGCGAGTTCACCGACGCGGCGGCGAAGGCCATCCTGATCCAGAAGACGGTGCTGGCGTTCCGGGGCGCGGTCGCCGAGTGGTACCGGGCGGAGGGCAGCTCGGGCGAGTCGGAGGACCGGCTGGAGCAGCTGTGCGGCATCTACGACGACATCGTGGAGTTCCTGCCGCTGTTCGACCTCGACCCGCTGTTCGGGCTGCCGCCGTGGGGCGCGCGCTCGGCGGGCGTGGTGGCCGACGTGAACCAGGTCGCCCGGCGGAACCGGGTGCGCGAGGCGCTGCGCAACTTCAGCCCCCGCGTCCGGCGGGCGGTGCTGAAGGCGTCGCACCAGAACTGACCGGTCCTCCCCGGCACCGCATCCCGGCGGGTGCGCATTCGACGAGACGTGCGCCCGGCACGCCGCGTGGCAAATCGAGCACGGGCTGTGGCGAATCAGGCACGACGGGTGGCGAATTCGCTCCGTCGCGTCCGGGGTTCGCCGCCGGGTCGACCGCCGGAATCGGCGAGCCGCCCCGGCTCCGACCGAGCGCGCGCACTCGGCGGCCCATTCGCGCGAATCCGGTGAATTGCGCTGCCGCCCGGCCGTGCGCCGGCCGACCCGGTTCGAGGCCGATCCCGGCCGGGGAATTCCCGCGCCTACCGCTACCCGACTTCGCCCAGCCGCCGGAAAGCGGCCGGCGCCAGCGGCGTCGCCGGCGCGGTGCGGCGGATCGGGCGCGGTTCGGCGATTTCCGGCGTCGGCGGGCGCAACCGGTCGTAATAGCCGTTCGCCAACGCGTGCAGCAGGTTCACCACGACGACCGCGGGCGCGACCACCGCGATCGCGCCGGGGAAGTTCGGCTCCAGCAGCAGCGCCAGGATGATCGCCGTCAGCCCGTTCTGCTGCCCGAGGCACAGCCGCGCCCGGTCGCCGCGCCACCGCCGGGGCAGCGTCAGCGCCCACGCCACGACGCCCTGCGACAGGAACGCCGCCGCGCCGAGCACCGCGCCGACACCCGCCAGCGCCCACGAGAACTCGGCCGCCAGCACCAGCCCCACGGCCGCGGTCGCGGCGAACATGCCGACCTCGGCCAGCCCGTCGACCCACCGCCCGAGGTCGGGCCGGAAGAACAAGCCGATCACCGCCAACGCCAGGAGCAGCGAGAACTGCACCGCCACGAACCCGACGGCCAGCACCGCGAGCACGAGCACCGCCCGCACGGCCCAGCGCCCCGCCCGCGCGCGGTCGCCCACCGGGACGCGCCGCCGCACCAGCCGCCACAGGGCGTACGCGCCGCCGGCCAGGGCGACGTTCAGGGCGAAGTCGACCGCGAACCCACCGAACCCGCCGACCGCGCCGCCGCGCAGCGCGAACGACGTGATGTACACCGTGAGCAGCACGGTGATCGGGTCGTCGAACGACGCCCACGCCGCCAGCAGGGCCTTCGCCGACGACGACATCCGCGACTTGCCCCGCATCGCCGCCACGGACAGCGGGTCGATCTGCGCGACCGCCACGGCCAGGATCAGGTGCCACGGCTCCCGGTACACCAGGAACATCACGCCGAAGATCAGCGCCACCTTCGCCAATACACCGAGGGTGACCGCGACGACTACCGTGCGAAACTGCTTGCGGAATTCCCCGAGTTCGATCCCGCTGGTGCTCGCGTACAATCCGAAGCCGAGCAGGGCGGTGATGAAGAACGCGTAAGCCGCGGATTCCTCGACTCCGCGCAGTTCCCACTGCCACGCCACGAACCAGCCCACGCCGAGGGCGACTAACAGCGCGACCGAACGGACAGCGGGCGTCACCATTCCACCGTAGGTAACCGCGCCGCGCGTTTCAAGGCCCGAATGGAGTGAGCCGTGCGGCCAAACCGGACATTCGATCATCCGCCTCACCGACCCTGGCCTGGTCCATGGTCACGCCCGCGACGTATTCCCCCGGACCGAGCCGGTAGTAATAGATCGCGCCCATCTCCACGTCCAGCACCATCCGCGCCAGCAGCCCGCCGACGGCCGGCCGCACCGCCCGGTTGAGCCTGGTCGCCAGGCCGCCCAGCTCGCGCGCGAACCCGAGGTAGAAGCGCCGGCGCGCCTCGACCGTGATCTGCTTGAAGAACGGGCCGAGCGCGGGGTGCTCCAGGTGGTCGACCATCGCCTGCACCTCGCCGCCCGCCACGTGCGCCACGAGGTGCAGGTCCCGCGCGCCCACCGCCGCCAGGCACTCCGCCAGCGCGCCCTCGCCCACCGACACGTGGGGCGCGAGCGGGCCCGCGCCCGCCGGCGGCTCGGGCGCGCCGAAGGTCTCCCACCCGCCGGGGTTGAGCGAGCCGAGGCTCAGCTCGGCCCGCAGGCCGGTGGCCAGCTCCGCGACCGCGCGGTCCGCCTCGTCCACCGCCGGGTGCCCGAACAGCGGGCCCGCGCCGGCGTGGTCGAGCACCAGGCCGACGACGTGCTCGGTCGGCACCACGGCGTCGCAGAACAGCGCGCCCTCCTCGGTGTGCAGCACGGTCCGGATCAGGCGGCCCGTGCGCGCCTCCCGCAGCGCCCGGTCGAGGGTCGTGGCCTGGAACGTCAGGTGCCGCCCCAGCCGCTTCAGCTCCTCGCGCCGGGTGCCGCCGGGCAGCGCGCCGGGCGGTGGCGGCGGGTCGCCGAGCGCGTCCACGCCGAAGTCGAACACCCCGTTGCTGTAGTGCGCGAGGTAGTGCAGCGCGGGTGTCTTGACGACCGCCGCGCGGCAGGCGTGCCGGGTGGTGTCGAACTCGGGGCCCAGGTGCTCGGCCTCCTCCTCGTGCAACTCCACGCTGTTCCCTCCTGCGCGCTC
Coding sequences:
- a CDS encoding ATP-binding protein; its protein translation is MIPPRRPINPFPLPGWERTPMRPLRPWERKAHRDYYVDVDGAESAFQEFQQEVGDLTGVLEDGRLVLVTGDSGCGKTALVNRCADWTVLELRNRGLRGVVVDLTGCLPEDEELSIHERTAEVCDQLFDQLVDLGALRPTAADDLRADRDNPQRIFPRLGRALNDEVVLLVLLPSPNELLDEVIRYARQLRSPRVLFFAESAFFDADDIAELVRRLETWVPPITLALGELHDGDPERFADDRLVRHTGVGIYPQLSDEAIELLNKICQSVAMLQRILHGTYERKLAAGLSYTEGDQVTVDDIQAYLNGQGMHR